In the genome of Saccharomonospora viridis DSM 43017, one region contains:
- a CDS encoding 2'-5' RNA ligase family protein has protein sequence MALAVCLLFDHGSERALRRLWAQLEELGVATLQTHTHRRHQPHLSYVVLREWEFDTVHTAVEALPDGGPVELTFEAMAAFPRGRISLVPSVSATLLRRHRAVVHAVRETGACVHHHYDIDRWLPHTSVATRATTRQLPMVAASVYDILPLTVYAPRAALIDSATGRWWSLPLVP, from the coding sequence GTGGCCCTGGCCGTTTGCCTGCTTTTCGACCACGGTTCCGAACGGGCGCTGCGCAGGTTGTGGGCGCAGCTCGAGGAGCTCGGCGTCGCGACGCTGCAGACCCACACGCATCGCAGGCATCAACCACATCTGTCGTACGTGGTGCTACGGGAGTGGGAGTTCGACACGGTTCACACGGCGGTGGAAGCCCTGCCCGACGGCGGCCCGGTGGAACTCACCTTCGAGGCTATGGCGGCGTTCCCCCGCGGTCGGATCTCGCTTGTGCCGTCGGTGTCGGCCACGCTGCTGAGGCGGCACCGCGCGGTGGTTCACGCGGTGCGGGAGACGGGGGCATGCGTGCACCACCACTACGACATCGACCGTTGGCTACCGCATACCTCCGTGGCGACGCGAGCGACGACGCGGCAGTTACCGATGGTGGCGGCGTCGGTGTACGACATCCTGCCGCTGACCGTGTACGCCCCCCGCGCCGCGCTCATCGACAGCGCGACGGGCAGGTGGTGGTCACTGCCCCTCGTGCCTTGA
- a CDS encoding DUF4383 domain-containing protein gives MTRPTDTRVRRGGLQPVQVLAGLIGLIYLAIGIIGMIITGFGGFADATHSSLWVFSINPLHNVFHIVIGALGVLMALSSGWARTYGWVLLAVFGILLLWGLAVTGVFAGNPVSGLGNPFALDAADNWLHLGTALLGLVLAVMPAHKKVTTPVTGEQDTARGAAGRADLTGTAAGQGQGSSRRTPRSVGRRLWRRGTAH, from the coding sequence ATGACTCGTCCGACAGACACCCGCGTGCGTAGGGGAGGTCTGCAACCCGTTCAGGTACTCGCTGGACTGATCGGGCTGATCTACCTCGCCATCGGGATCATCGGCATGATCATCACCGGATTCGGTGGTTTCGCCGATGCGACCCACAGCAGTCTCTGGGTGTTCTCAATCAACCCGCTCCACAACGTCTTCCACATCGTCATCGGAGCCTTGGGCGTACTGATGGCGTTGAGCTCCGGCTGGGCGAGAACCTACGGCTGGGTGCTGCTCGCGGTCTTCGGCATCCTGCTGCTGTGGGGCCTCGCTGTGACGGGAGTGTTCGCCGGGAACCCGGTCTCCGGGCTCGGTAACCCGTTCGCGCTCGACGCGGCCGACAACTGGCTGCACTTGGGTACGGCTCTGTTGGGTTTGGTGCTGGCCGTGATGCCCGCCCACAAGAAGGTCACCACACCGGTGACAGGCGAGCAGGACACCGCTCGTGGCGCCGCCGGACGCGCCGACCTCACCGGCACCGCGGCGGGACAAGGACAAGGTTCCTCGCGTCGAACTCCTCGCTCGGTGGGCCGTCGTCTCTGGCGCCGTGGTACCGCCCATTGA
- a CDS encoding PP2C family protein-serine/threonine phosphatase, which yields MTHDQALTLHYAAGSDVGRQRGGNEDSAYATVRLLAVADGMGGHAAGEVASAQAVAALEELDTRLADTDLSEVDLGEELAGAIATAADRLERSVADNPDLTGMGTTVTAMLWDCPRFALAHIGDSRCYHLRDDVLTQLTRDHTMVQTLVDQGRLTPDVAERHPSRSVLVRALLAGIPAEPDVSLHTAEAGDVYLLCSDGLTDVVKVDEIHRVLAHVASKDTTCDEAVTALIDLANEGGGPDNITCVVAHVVPEGE from the coding sequence ATGACACACGACCAGGCCCTCACCCTCCACTACGCTGCGGGCTCAGATGTGGGACGACAGCGCGGCGGAAACGAAGACTCCGCCTACGCGACCGTCCGGCTGCTTGCCGTCGCCGACGGAATGGGCGGCCATGCCGCAGGGGAAGTCGCCAGTGCCCAAGCCGTCGCCGCGTTGGAGGAACTCGACACCCGGCTTGCGGACACGGACCTGAGCGAGGTGGACCTGGGCGAAGAACTGGCGGGCGCTATCGCCACCGCGGCCGACCGGCTCGAACGGAGTGTCGCCGACAACCCCGACCTCACCGGTATGGGCACCACCGTCACGGCCATGTTGTGGGACTGCCCGCGATTCGCGCTCGCCCACATCGGCGACTCGCGCTGCTACCACCTCCGTGATGACGTCCTGACCCAGCTCACCCGTGATCACACGATGGTGCAGACCCTGGTGGACCAAGGTCGTCTCACCCCGGATGTCGCCGAGCGGCATCCGAGCCGCTCGGTCCTCGTGCGAGCGCTGCTCGCCGGGATCCCCGCCGAGCCGGACGTCTCGCTGCACACGGCCGAAGCCGGCGATGTCTATCTGTTGTGCTCCGACGGTCTCACGGACGTCGTCAAGGTCGACGAGATCCACCGGGTGCTCGCGCACGTGGCGTCGAAAGACACCACGTGCGACGAGGCCGTGACCGCGCTCATCGACCTCGCCAACGAAGGCGGTGGCCCCGACAACATCACCTGCGTGGTCGCCCATGTCGTGCCGGAGGGCGAGTAA
- the dnaE gene encoding DNA polymerase III subunit alpha produces the protein MSNDSFVHLHVHTEYSMLDGAAKIAPLFEEASRLGMPAVGMTDHGNMYGADDFYQQAKKAGIKPIIGIEAYVAPESRFHKKPVFWGNTGQRSTDEFGEGGDVSGGGAYTHMTMLAENATGLRNLFTLSSLASMEGYYRKPRMDRELIAEYAEGIIATTGCPSGEVQTRLRLGQKDEALQAAADYRDIFGAENFFLELMDHGLAIERSVREGLLEIGKKLGLQPLATNDSHYVTKDQAESHSALLCVQSGKTLSDPTRFKFDGDGYYLKSAQEMREYWDTEVPGATDSTLLIAERVQSYEEVYAHRDRMPKFEVPEGHTEESWLHHEVMRGLRWRFPDGIPDGYVERAEFELEVIAQKGFPSYFLVVADLINYARSVGIRVGPGRGSAAGSLVAYALGITNLDPIPQNLLFERFLNPERASMPDIDIDFDDRRRGEMVRYATEKYGADRVAQVITFGTIKTKAAIKDAARVHFGQPGYAIADKISKALPPPIMAKDIPLSGIVDPEHERYPEAAEVRSLIENDPEVKTIFETARGLEGLIRNAGVHACAVIMSSEPLLGTIPLWQRDDGAIITGWDYPSCEAIGLLKMDFLGLRNLTVIGDAIDNIRANRGEEIDLDRLGLDDPEAYKLLGRGDTLGVFQLDGGAMRDLLRRMQPTGFEDIIAVLALYRPGPMGMNAHNDYADRKNGRQQIKPIHPELEEPLKDILAETYGLIVYQEQIMQIAQKVAGYSMGRADVLRRAMGKKKKEVLEKEFEGFRAGMKENGFSDEAIQALWDTILPFAGYAFNKSHAAGYGLVSYWTAYLKANYPAEYMAALLTSVGDNKDKSAVYLSECRRLGIRVLPPDVNESGRRFAAVGDDIRFGLGAIRNVGANVVDSIIATREKKGKYTSFTDFLDSSELVVCNKRVIESLIKAGAFDSFGHTRLSMMRVHEDAVDAVVPLKRQEAMGQFDLFQGFGGGGDGDTAVQTASSPLAHLKFDDEEYPRKQKLAYEREMLGLYVSAHPLDGAERILRKHAKRPIAAILADPPKEGEIEIAGLITSLERRVNKKGEPWAICTVEDMDASLEVLFFPKSYALFAADLVEDNAVVVKGRVNWRDDKMSVFAAGLVPLDLSDVALGDEEPPLTLLASAEKITKSVVIELKQTLQAHRGDTPVRLKLVGKSSETLYALYDYPVTVSSMLLGELKSIPGIAAASG, from the coding sequence GTGTCGAACGATTCCTTCGTCCACCTGCACGTCCACACCGAGTACTCGATGCTCGATGGGGCGGCGAAGATCGCTCCGTTGTTCGAGGAGGCGTCCCGGCTGGGGATGCCCGCCGTGGGGATGACCGACCACGGCAACATGTACGGCGCGGACGACTTCTACCAGCAGGCGAAGAAGGCCGGAATCAAACCGATCATCGGTATCGAGGCCTACGTCGCACCCGAGAGTCGCTTCCACAAGAAGCCCGTCTTCTGGGGGAACACCGGACAGCGCTCCACCGACGAATTCGGTGAGGGCGGTGACGTCTCCGGTGGCGGTGCCTACACGCACATGACGATGTTGGCGGAGAACGCCACCGGGCTGCGGAACCTGTTCACGCTGTCGTCGTTGGCGAGCATGGAGGGCTACTACCGCAAGCCCCGGATGGACCGCGAGCTGATCGCGGAGTACGCCGAGGGGATCATCGCTACCACGGGGTGCCCCTCCGGTGAGGTGCAGACGCGGCTGCGGTTGGGGCAGAAGGACGAGGCCCTGCAGGCCGCGGCGGACTACCGCGACATCTTCGGTGCGGAGAACTTCTTCCTGGAGTTGATGGACCACGGCCTCGCCATCGAACGTTCGGTGCGCGAGGGGCTGCTGGAGATCGGGAAGAAGTTGGGGTTGCAGCCGCTGGCCACCAACGACTCCCACTACGTCACCAAGGACCAGGCCGAATCGCATTCGGCGTTGCTGTGCGTGCAGTCGGGTAAGACGTTGTCGGACCCGACCCGCTTCAAGTTCGACGGCGACGGCTACTACCTGAAGTCGGCGCAGGAGATGCGTGAGTACTGGGACACCGAGGTGCCCGGTGCGACCGACTCGACGCTGTTGATCGCCGAGCGGGTGCAGTCGTACGAAGAGGTGTACGCCCACCGCGACCGGATGCCGAAGTTCGAGGTTCCGGAGGGGCACACCGAGGAGAGTTGGCTGCACCACGAGGTCATGCGAGGCCTGAGGTGGCGTTTCCCCGACGGCATTCCGGACGGTTACGTCGAGCGCGCCGAGTTCGAGTTGGAAGTCATCGCTCAGAAGGGCTTCCCGTCCTACTTCCTCGTCGTCGCCGACTTGATCAACTATGCCCGGAGTGTGGGCATCCGGGTCGGTCCCGGGCGTGGGTCTGCGGCCGGTTCGCTGGTCGCGTACGCGTTGGGTATCACCAATCTGGACCCGATCCCGCAGAACCTGCTGTTCGAGCGGTTCCTCAACCCCGAGCGCGCGTCGATGCCCGACATCGACATCGACTTCGACGACCGTCGGCGCGGCGAGATGGTGCGGTACGCCACCGAGAAGTACGGCGCCGACCGCGTGGCCCAGGTGATCACCTTCGGCACCATTAAGACCAAGGCCGCCATCAAGGACGCGGCGCGGGTGCACTTCGGTCAGCCGGGCTACGCGATCGCCGACAAGATCTCGAAGGCGCTCCCGCCGCCGATCATGGCGAAGGACATCCCGCTGTCGGGCATCGTCGACCCGGAGCACGAGCGCTACCCGGAGGCCGCCGAGGTCCGCTCGTTGATCGAGAACGACCCCGAGGTCAAGACGATCTTCGAGACCGCGCGGGGGCTGGAGGGCCTGATCCGCAACGCGGGTGTGCACGCCTGCGCGGTCATCATGTCGAGCGAGCCGCTGCTGGGCACCATTCCGCTGTGGCAGCGCGACGACGGCGCCATCATCACCGGCTGGGACTACCCGTCGTGTGAGGCCATCGGCCTGTTGAAGATGGACTTCCTCGGGCTGCGCAACCTCACCGTCATCGGCGACGCGATCGACAACATCAGGGCCAACCGGGGCGAGGAGATCGACCTCGACCGGCTCGGACTGGACGACCCCGAGGCGTACAAGCTGCTGGGTCGGGGCGACACGCTCGGTGTGTTCCAGCTCGACGGCGGTGCGATGCGGGACCTGCTGCGTCGTATGCAGCCCACCGGGTTCGAGGACATCATCGCGGTGCTCGCGCTGTACCGGCCCGGCCCGATGGGCATGAACGCCCACAACGACTACGCCGACCGCAAGAACGGCCGGCAGCAGATCAAGCCGATCCACCCGGAGCTCGAGGAACCCCTGAAGGACATCCTGGCCGAGACCTACGGCCTGATCGTCTATCAGGAACAGATCATGCAGATCGCGCAGAAGGTCGCCGGCTACTCGATGGGTCGAGCCGACGTGCTGCGCCGGGCGATGGGTAAGAAGAAGAAGGAGGTCCTCGAAAAGGAGTTCGAGGGCTTCCGGGCCGGGATGAAGGAGAACGGCTTCTCCGACGAGGCCATCCAGGCCCTGTGGGACACGATCCTGCCGTTCGCCGGGTACGCGTTCAACAAGTCGCACGCGGCCGGATACGGCCTGGTGTCCTACTGGACCGCGTACCTGAAGGCGAACTACCCCGCCGAGTACATGGCCGCGTTGCTCACCTCGGTCGGTGACAACAAGGACAAGTCGGCGGTGTACCTGTCCGAGTGCCGCAGGCTGGGCATCCGGGTGCTGCCGCCGGACGTCAACGAGTCGGGTCGTCGCTTCGCCGCTGTCGGCGACGACATCCGGTTCGGGCTCGGGGCGATCCGCAACGTCGGTGCCAACGTCGTCGACTCGATCATCGCCACACGGGAGAAGAAGGGGAAGTACACGTCGTTCACCGACTTCCTCGACTCCTCGGAACTCGTGGTCTGCAACAAGCGTGTCATCGAGTCGTTGATCAAGGCCGGTGCGTTCGACTCGTTCGGTCACACGCGGCTGTCGATGATGCGCGTGCACGAGGACGCGGTCGACGCTGTCGTGCCGCTCAAGCGGCAGGAGGCGATGGGGCAGTTCGACCTGTTCCAGGGCTTCGGCGGCGGGGGCGACGGTGACACCGCGGTGCAGACGGCGTCGTCGCCGCTGGCGCACCTGAAGTTCGACGACGAGGAGTACCCGCGCAAGCAGAAGCTCGCCTACGAACGCGAGATGCTGGGCCTGTACGTGTCGGCGCATCCTCTCGACGGCGCGGAACGCATCCTCCGCAAACACGCCAAACGACCGATCGCGGCGATCCTGGCGGATCCGCCGAAGGAGGGTGAGATCGAGATCGCCGGGCTCATCACCTCCTTGGAGCGGCGGGTCAACAAGAAGGGAGAGCCTTGGGCCATCTGCACGGTCGAGGACATGGACGCCTCGCTGGAGGTGCTGTTCTTCCCGAAGTCGTACGCGTTGTTCGCCGCTGACCTGGTCGAGGACAACGCGGTGGTGGTGAAGGGTCGGGTCAACTGGCGTGACGACAAGATGTCGGTGTTCGCCGCCGGGCTCGTGCCATTGGACCTCAGCGATGTCGCACTCGGTGACGAGGAACCACCACTGACACTGCTCGCGTCGGCGGAGAAGATCACCAAGAGCGTGGTGATCGAGCTGAAGCAGACGTTGCAGGCACATCGCGGGGACACCCCGGTACGGCTCAAGCTCGTCGGCAAGTCGTCCGAGACCCTCTACGCGCTGTACGACTATCCGGTGACGGTCAGTTCGATGCTGCTCGGAGAGTTGAAGAGCATCCCGGGCATAGCGGCGGCGAGCGGTTGA